The Rosa chinensis cultivar Old Blush chromosome 7, RchiOBHm-V2, whole genome shotgun sequence DNA segment TACCTTGTAAAGGTCAACAGGCCTCTCCACATTTTCAACTTCCACCTCACCACCACTTTCATTGTCAGCTGCATCTTTGCTTATTCCTTGGGCCTCAGGTTGAGGCATCTGATATGAGTCTCTCTTTACGAttatagtttcttcttctttagtcGCTTTTACAGAATCGGATGTGAAAATGAGTGTTTCAATTTTACTCTTCGATCGTGGAGCCGGTGCTGGCTGCAAGTGGCAATGACATATAATCAAGCCATGATATTGGGCAAAAGTACGTTCACTTACAGCTTTTCCAATGAATCAAGTAAAAATGGTGTACTTCATGTTCTAGTTTGAGAGTTACCAAGTAATGCAGATAAACAGAACAAGAATTAGAAGAAAGCGTTTGACTGTACCTTCCCCATATAAGGATCAATCAGATCAAACCGTTTGCATAGGATAGGTGAAGGACGCCATTGATATTCTGTTCGTTTTACGTGGACTTCCTTTGGGATCGCATCTTGAGCTTGAGTATCTTTAGCTTGCTGTTTTGATAATTAAGAAACCAATCAGAATCGACATCTACATACTCAAAATGTGAAAACAATATGAACAAAGGCATACCACAAATCCCCCAGAAGTAAATTCCATCCCTCCAGTAAGTGATGTAGAGATTTCTTTACTCCATTTCCCTTTTTTTATTGCCTCAGCTGCAGCTTCAAAGTCTAATCTCTCAAGAGCACGAGCTGCTTCTGACATATGACTAGCTCTACCAGAGTCAGTAGATCGAAGCCCTCCTTGGTACTTGTCCTTAAGAAACTGCTCAAATCTTTCTTGCTTTGCTGTATCATGTATGAAGGGTTTCGCGACTACTGGCATCTCACTCTACATTCAACACATAAATAATTTTCAAAAGGAAGAGAAATCCATCACTTCCACAGTCCAGAGAAAACTACAATTAAGGGTATTTTAAAACAATTTATAGTGATAAAGCAGTATCAAACTAAAACCAAAGCCAGTAATTACAATTTGGATTCCATGAAACTCGTAAAGGTTAGCATATGAAAAAAGCACAATAATGAGGGATGGTACTCACATATGATGAGGGATCAGTAAATGTATCTGAAAGATTGTACTGAAGATGAATCGCATCTGTAGAAGGAATTGATGTACTCAAGTCCTTAGAGCTTCGCTCCAAAGGCCTTTCCCCTAAAATTTTTCCACGACTCTCTGCTGTCATTTTCTGTGTTCTTGGAGACAATTTACCATCTAATTGCAGCTTGGTTTGATCTCCTCTCTTCTGTTGCTCCTCCCACAACTTCCTTGTGTAATACTCATGACCATTTCCTCCAACAAGAAAACTAAACAatggatttgattgatttttctcTCTTGAGAGATCCTCAAATAATTTGCCACATCGAGCTACTAAAGTTGCAACCCCATCAATTAACAGTTTCAGATTATTATCCTGAGGAGGTGGGACTTCCGGGGGACCTGGATCTCCAAGCTTGTAGCTAGTCTCAGGAGGCCCAAGAAATTTATGATGGGGTACAAAATCCTTTGGAACAACAGGGGGATCAAATCTAGAAGATATCCCAAAGGAGTATTTATCAGTTCTATATTCAGCAAAaatagaagggaaaaaaaaaaaaaaagtaagaacaTTGTTTTGTTATGTAAAGTATATGTAACTTCATCATGGACTCATCCTTAAACATTCAGAAGCATAAAATTTCAGCATATGCACATGCATATAAAACAGGTAAAACTGCCACTTGTGTTGTTGTACGTATATCAATAGTGTCGAAGGGTTCTTTAGGCTAAACTTTCAAATACCAAAGGATATCTCTGTTAACCAAAATGCTCAAAGACCTACAAGTTACAACTCATACTACTGAGAGCAAAATGGTAAAAGAAAGCAGtttaaaaacttcaaaatcaaaaacataaaTGCAGAAATCCACAACCCACTTTATTTGGTATTCTTGTCCTACTTTAAGCTATAACAACTTCTactttataaaataaaaatttgtgtATCAGAAAACTAAAATCTCTAATTACCTTTCAAGCTGGTAGTCAGAATTTGATGCAAGTCTAAATCCAGAGAGAGCACCTGCTTCCTTTTGAACTGACTTTTGCTTACTATCCATGATCAATTTTGTTGGCTCATCAATATCTTCAGCATACGTCTCCTCGAAGTCATAGCCTGAACAGGACGGGGGGAAGAGAGAAAGAACTTAGAACATATGAAGGGTGAACTGAGAGGTGTCAGCTAGACCATATAATTAAATTTTGTTTGCATCGTGTCGACGACCTGGAAAGAATCCCACTGATATCTAATCAccagaaaaaatatatataatctgTTAaagcaccccccccccccccccaaaaaaaaaacaaccaaacaaacacacacaacaAAAGCATCAGTTGCAGAGCTGACACAAATGGAATGCCCACTGAGTTAGCTCAAAATAAACCATACTACGTATATCTTAAAAGCCTAGAATTTTCActtcaaaaggaaaaacaaaataataataataataaaacaaaccTAGAAGTTTATGGCTTCTTAGGAACTTATAGTGTGGGGACTGGGAGGACGGAAATAACTGGAAGAAATATCATGTAAAAGAAAACTGTTACAACTATAAAAGCAATCCAAATGAGGGGGGAAAGAAAAACACAGATCAACTGTGTTACTAATCGATGGCAGCAGTTTCTTCCACAATGCATGTAGCAAAGGGCAGCACAAAAACAGAGTGGTTTATGCAATGATATCATATGCCTCTAAAACACCTATAAATTCCAGCCTTGGATTCATAACTCATGGCACCAGTACTAACCAAAGGcttgaccaaagaaaagaatACTAACCAGAGGCATAGACATCCTCATCTTCAGCATCAAAATCTTCAAGTGCTCCAATTCCAAAACCAGGAGCAGCTTTTCCTGCTGATGAATAACAAGCCAGATCAACCATAAGTTGAGACATAAAAAATCCATGCAATCAAATAAAACAATAAGAGGAGGATGGTGACCTCATCGATAAATCAAAAAAGGAATGCCTactaaatgaatcataaatctTACATTTGAAGCCAAAAAGACTATTGTTCATTAAAAGAGCACTTTTGTTTCCAGGGCCCCTATTATCAGATACACgtgatcttttcttttctgaaaatAAACAATTAAGAAAAAGTAATGGTCAGATGACATCCATACTAGTAATCAGAAATACATGACCAAACCAAGAAACTGCATACCCCTAAACTCAGGAGCATGCTTAAAAGGATCAAAGCCTAATCCATGCAGATCCTGCTTTGGGTTCAGTACATAAACCTGAAAAGTAGATGTGAGACAGCAGTTAGGGTTTAGCATGTATATAAATTCCAAGATCCATCTGATGAAGATATCTACTGATTTgctaataaactgaaaacaacTAAACATGCAGTTATGATCACTAGTAAGAAAATGCTAAGAGAACAGGATTTACTTACAGGTGTATTTTGTGAAGACTGGACATCATCACTTGCAGGCTGCTCTGTAAAATTCTCAGATTTATCATGAATGGGTTCAGAGTCAGCCAGCTGTGTTTTCGCATCATTAGTAGAAAATGCTAAGAAAGCTTTTCTAGCCTCCCTTCGAGCATCTGTAAGGAAAGACATGATGTTAAATCCTCCAATGATATTACTTCCAACTTTATTGCACACATACACATTCCATGAAGTATCTTACTCTCCTCCATACCCCGGTTTGGGGAGTAGGGCAGGGGGGGCAGTTACACATGTAGTGCTAAGCATGGATTGAACATAGCATTGCCGTACGAACTTGCATATACTACTACTATTTTGTAAGAGATGTATACAGGTAAGTCTACACTCTATGCATAATTTGAAAACGTTAAAAGTTACAGCATGGGACCTCATACAACATTTCTAAGTTCTAGCCTGAAAGAGAAAGGCCACTTACAATGAACTAATATATCTTAGAAAAGAAGCAACCGCAGTATTAATATGAAAACAATCTTGAATTTGCATTTGCAACACATACCATATGCTACATCAGTATGTGAATCCTTAATTGATCGACCACGCCGCCATCCCATCTTCAGCAGCAACTTTACACCTAATCCAGAAGGGCAAGTCGGGGTTAAATGATGTGCAACTGCAAACTATTTCAACAATTGCTAATCCAAAATTAGGAAACATACCTATAGAATCTGTGGCCGGAAGTACCAATTCATCAGGAACAGGTCCAGGAATAGCTGATGGCCTATAATACATGCAAAACCAACTTAGTCATCAAGTTGACTGACATGAATATCAAGCAAACAACGATCACAGATGATCAACACTAACCTTTTCTGATGTTCCTTTTCTGCATGTTTTCGAGCGTGATCTGCAGCTGTAAACCCAAATGTATCAAACTGCGAAGATGTCCCCAAAGATTGACCTTCCAATTCCTAAATATAGTCAAAAAGAGAATTGCAAATCTGAATTAGAATGTTAAAGTAAAATCAAAGTTACTAAGACAACTACTTAAGAATCTCATTTGACTCAAAAAGGGAAGATTATTGCTAAATATATGTGTGTTTTTGTCCTTGATTAGGCTAAATCGTTAAATGTGTTAAGAAATATAGTATGTTTCTTAGACACGTTAATGAGCAAACCTAACAGAATATGATTTTAGAAAGATGACGCTTTGGTTGACTTCTGTACAGCAGTACAAATTTTTGCCAAATTCAAATCAGCCTTTTCACTAAGTAAAGTTTCATCTTCAGGTCCTTTTGGAGTTAGAAtttcaaacaaataaaaaaagaaaggaaaaaaaataaaaaatcattctTCCACCTAGATTTACAGTTAACTTATCTCCAAGGCAAGAGCACCTTCTGTCAACTTCATAAATCCTAAAACTATGATTCTATTGACATCCTTAGCGATTATCCTAATTTTGTTTAGCTGGACAACTGTAATAAACATAGATAACCTTCTTTCCAACTTCTACTTTGCCCCTTATTCTATGTTTTGCAAAGTGAATAAGAATTATACATATGATTGAACCTTAACTGTGAAAAGGTGTATGACTTTCACCACCAATGGATTTTCAGTCAGTTCATAGGCAGAAAAACTAAGCATGTGATTGACCATTTCCTAAATGCCCTAATTCCCATATTGACAACTGAAACACTTCACACATTTGAAAGATAAAAACTGAGAGAATTTGAAATAAATCTAAGGTCCAGGTAAGATCAAATTAAAACATACAGCTCTTTCATCTTCATCTAGAAAGTTCAAAATGTCCTGCTGTTTGACTTCAGCTCTGTTCTTACGGGAAGACACAAAGGTCTGTGGTGTCCAACCTGCACATTTGTTTCACATCACAAGAACCATTACCTacctgagaaagaaaaaaaataaatagaaaagcaATGAAACACTCTAGTTCATAGGAATGCGTAGCAATACCCTCTTTCGATCCCACTGTATTGTAGTAGCCAGCAGAAAACCCTCCGCTAAAGGCCCCGTGAaatcttcttctcccttcttcATCTCTAAcctggagagagagaaaaatcaaGAGAATGTTCATCCAAAATTGCTCATGTAAACCTCATCAGGCACATAACATCATTATTATTAATCCGCAAGTAAAACGAATTAAAATCAAATGTTGCTTAACAGTAATGTATGAAGTTAGAGTTCTCTAAATTATGTTCTAAGCAGTACATCTAGCTACGCAGGCTTGATTTCCAGAGTAACAAAACAGATTATTAATCACAAATGTCAAACTCTTCCTAATCTAAAGTCTTCGATAAACCATAGAAGCTCAACTAGTCAAAATTACCGATACCAAAACTCTGCCAAGCTCAAAAACACGAGATTCATAATCTCCATTGCTTCCATTTTCTGGAGCAAATAAACGATAtacggaagaagaagaagaaataggaGGCTCGGAACTACCTCTTGCTTCCAAGGAGCGAGAGTGCGGAGCTGACCGGAGGCTTCGGCGACGGACTTCTTCTTCCGGCTGGTGTTGACGTCATCCTCGCGCGCTATTGGCGTTCCGTAGAAAACGAAGTCTTCTTCGTCGGaatccatttttgtttttttgttttttttaacttaCGAGCTTGAGATTAACAGCAATGCTGTGTAATcggaattggaaaagaaaacctAGTGCAATCGAGATGGAGAAGATAAAACGCTTATGAATTCTGTACAGGAATTAGGATTGAAGTTGCAGAGCAAAAGCCCTCCTTCGAGGGAGAGAGAGCGAGGTAGAAGAAAGCGAAGGAAGGAAAGGGGTGCTCCTGTGAAACGGACTCGGAGGCCCGCAATTTGCCCCGCAAAAGATAAATGAAAGAGGTTGTTACGGCCCACTGGCTACTCGTCCCACTatccaacccaaaaaaaaataaattatttttcacCGTGACCTATTAATTTTTCACCGTGAACTATTAATATTGTCTATGACCATTTacggcacgtttacttacttggaatgaaaaataatcatgaatcggagacaagtggaatgggagaataaaggaatcggtattgattccggaggaatgattcctaaactcatctcccacCTTCGTAAttgaattcctgagtattcaggaatcgactcctgataaggaggtgagacctacatccattcggattccttcatgtgttagtaaacgcattaATTCTTTTACCCgaaatcattccgattcctctatgtgttagtaaacacatgaatGTTTTTATCCCGtaatcattctttttccttcaaagtaagtaaacgtgcccttagtGTACCTACATGAGTGAAAGGTCTGAATTCGACTCCCATAGTTGTATAATAGTTGTTTGTATAAAACCTAAAATGCAATTTTGAGAAGTGAGAGTGAATTAAAGAAACTACGTACAAACGGAAACTTTAATTATTGATGGATACTTTGCAATGAGACAAGCTAGCACATATTAATTATCCATAAGACCATTTGGTCTCTTTTAAGTGGGAGACTGGAAGGTATGAGTTAGAAGTCTCTCATAGTTGTATAATAGTTGTttgtaaattaaataaaaactaaaatgaaAATGTTAAGTGAATTGAAGAATTTAGGTACAAACCAAAACGAAGACTTTAGTTACTGATGTTAAATGGAGAAGATTGAGATTTCCCACACATAAAATTGTCTCTCTAAATTAACTTATTATTTCGAGTGCACCGATGAGTTTCAATCTCATATTCATGATTTTGTACCTTTTTCGAAACTCTCATCTTTAATGTGCTCTAATCAAAATTGTGTGATAGAGTCGGTCTGTGACAGTTTAAAATCACTAACAAATCCCACATCACTACAACgagtctctctctttttcacACTCAAATTCTTCAACTTCTTTTTCTCTGTCAAACTCATTATTCTTCTATCTCTCACTATATGTACTCATGGCATAGAACAATCAGCTCGTCCTTACTTTAATTGATGAGTAATTTGCAAATGTCAATTTTGCATACGATCATCTAGCCGCATAAGTAATGATCTTATGCAGCATAAATCTTTATCTCTACCTCTACTACTGTAAAGGGAAGCCTAGGTTTTAGTGTCATGGGCTTCACTAAAATTTGAAATACCTAAAATatcatttatttaataaattatcaCATcggcatatttttatttttgtaaaacatagttttatttttaattgttagataaaaataaaaataaaacaaacaaaattaattGAACAATCACAGTATCACACGTTCTtctcttcacgagctctacaaatgtgtgcccaataaccggatactccacatcgaaaacatacATTTATTTGCTTAGacttcattgattgaggcgctttgaaagcgtcatttagatgcctcttagtgttggtggcgccaccaacatggtcagaggcgttacctccctctctctttccacgtttacctcttcggttccgtgttcgcctattttggcggttacattcccaagtagagcaattatatggaccaaaacatctagaagtatccctaagattagggtttcactcttggtgccctctcttaggggcgtggCTATAATTgaattccggaatatgctctgtttccacggatctcgaattatagttcttcacaaggatgttgttatgcttttcagcaacattcatagctccaatgagctcatgaaaccttgtaatccgtcctgcagtaatatcgattcgatagttcttagcaaccatcaatgcagagacgggaaaGGTAGAGAgaatcttctcaatcaacatcgcatttgtgatatctttaccacagaatttcattaaggatttaatgtgaagtgcttccgagttgtagtcaagaattgacttgaaatcacataagcataagctatgccatctcacttctaggtcaggaagtagggagtcacggacgttgccaaatctttcttcgagtgagacgcacagtcttctggggtcttcttcattcatacactcgtactggagcgaatcatccatatgacgagtcattaggatgatgactttccCCTTATTTGCctataaggctgctctatttgcttccaaagcttgagattgctcaacagttagcacgtcctggctagccTCGAGAattgtatccaggattccatcggccttgagatgctggcggacatcacgaacccacctgtgatatctagagccagttgttcccaattgaGCAAAAtctaatttgttcaggttactaatcctgaaagagaacaagaaattatgattagtttcagagcgaaaaaggctaccacgaaaacaataaaaaaaatttgagcgtaatcgcttccaagaaattcaattctaagaggtattggatttgatcgaaataatgacgtaagtggtcgatcataaattatctacaaactctaagtttggagttctcaacaagctc contains these protein-coding regions:
- the LOC112175875 gene encoding G patch domain-containing protein TGH, whose protein sequence is MDSDEEDFVFYGTPIAREDDVNTSRKKKSVAEASGQLRTLAPWKQEVRDEEGRRRFHGAFSGGFSAGYYNTVGSKEGWTPQTFVSSRKNRAEVKQQDILNFLDEDERAELEGQSLGTSSQFDTFGFTAADHARKHAEKEHQKRPSAIPGPVPDELVLPATDSIGVKLLLKMGWRRGRSIKDSHTDVAYDARREARKAFLAFSTNDAKTQLADSEPIHDKSENFTEQPASDDVQSSQNTPVYVLNPKQDLHGLGFDPFKHAPEFREKKRSRVSDNRGPGNKSALLMNNSLFGFKSGKAAPGFGIGALEDFDAEDEDVYASGYDFEETYAEDIDEPTKLIMDSKQKSVQKEAGALSGFRLASNSDYQLERFDPPVVPKDFVPHHKFLGPPETSYKLGDPGPPEVPPPQDNNLKLLIDGVATLVARCGKLFEDLSREKNQSNPLFSFLVGGNGHEYYTRKLWEEQQKRGDQTKLQLDGKLSPRTQKMTAESRGKILGERPLERSSKDLSTSIPSTDAIHLQYNLSDTFTDPSSYSEMPVVAKPFIHDTAKQERFEQFLKDKYQGGLRSTDSGRASHMSEAARALERLDFEAAAEAIKKGKWSKEISTSLTGGMEFTSGGFVQAKDTQAQDAIPKEVHVKRTEYQWRPSPILCKRFDLIDPYMGKPAPAPRSKSKIETLIFTSDSVKATKEEETIIVKRDSYQMPQPEAQGISKDAADNESGGEVEVENVERPVDLYKAIFSDDSDDEEDTSIPNEVGNPEKKAEAANTTLNRLIAGDFLESLGKELGLEVPPELSSSTNKAMNSAPPKETASANSRIYSTYSVEDSSTLNVPHGREIVQDRSSEKREPVNGNLIGNSARSNSTYAETASLGNQVDKNISEKGPLQDRKFKTPSRRHRSSSSSSEDERSRKRSRRRRHRHSDSDSDSSSDHQDRYHSRSKGKKKGSSREKSSSSRSHSKHHKRRSRDSPSRYDYSPEKERTETKRDKHKRRD